In Fimbriimonadaceae bacterium, the genomic window GCAAGGTCCAAGCCCCGCCCGTAGCCTTGGTAAACCAGGGTGGAATCGGCATAGCGGTCGCACAGGACGGTTTGGCCACGCGCGAGCGCCGGCTTGATTTCCAGCTCGACGTGTTGGCTGCGGTCGGCCAGAAAGAGGAAGAGCTCGCAAAGTGGGGGCACATGGCCCGCCTCAAGGAGAATCCGACGGATTGCCTGGCCGATTTCGCCTGAGCCAGGCTCACGAGTCATCAGAACGTCCTGGCCCTGATTTCTCAGCAACTCGGCCACATTCGCCATGGCGGTGGTCTTGCCGGCGCCTTCCGGTCCTTCGAAGGTGACGAAGAACCCAGGCATCAGCTCTTGTTCCGGATATGGAGCAGGTCGCCGTCCTGAATCACGTATTCTTTGCCTTCCAGGCTCATCTTGCCGGCCGAGTAAGCGGCATCCAGGGACCCTGCGGTCCGATACTCGTCGTAATGGACGACCTCTGCCCGTATGAAGCCTTTGGCGATATCCGTGTGGATCGTCCCCGCTGCCTTGAGGGCATTCGCACCCTTCTGGAGCGGCCAGGCCCTTGTTTCATTTTCCCCGGCGGTGAAAAAGGTGATAAGGCCCAGCGCGGCGTAGACTGCCTGAATCACCTTTGCGCTGGCCGGTTCGGTTAGGCCCAGGGAGGCAAGGAATTCGGGTTGGTCATCGGCTTCCAGTTGGGCGATTTCCTCTTCGATCGTCGCGCAAACGGCAAAGGCCTGAACACCGGTGGCAGCGAGTTTGGCTATGTCCTGCTTGATCGCGTCCGGCGGTTCGGCAACGTGATCCTCCCCCACGTTAAAGGCAATGACGGTGGGCTTTGCGGTTAGAAACTGGTAGTTGCGGATGATCGTAGCCTCGTCCTCGGTGTAGCCATCGGTACCGATGCGGCCCCCTTCCTCAAGCTCGGACTTCAGCTTCTCGAGGGTGATCCGTTCGACGTATTCGGGGTGTCCAGGGTTTTTGGCCGTCTGGCTCTTCGAGAGCCGTTCCAAACGTGTCTCCACGATTTGCAGATCGGCCAGCACCAGCTCCTCGTCGATGCGAACCCGGTCACGAACCGGTTCAACCTCGCCGTAATAGGGAGCGATCGGCGACTCAAAACCTCTCACGACGTGAAGAAGCAGGTCGGATTTTTTCGCTGCCTCGACCGCCGCCGCCGAGAACATCTTCGAACCCGTTCCCTGGGCCGATTCGACGTTGTCCTGAAGAATCACCGTTGCGGGAGTGACCTTTTTCGGCTTCACCTGCTCAACAATCGTATCGAACCGATTGTCGGGGACGGCCACGGCAGTTACGTCACCCTTTGCCTGTCCCTTTGCGGCGGCGCGATAGAGCGTGCTCTTGCCAGAGCTGGCGAATCCGATAAGAGCGACTTTCATGGCTGATTCTCGAATTCGACCTGCACGGGCTTGTCCGGCAGTTGGTGGGGCAGCACCCAAAAGACGTAAGCGCTCGCCAGCAGTAGGATCAGCGGCACCCAGGGAAACCGAGATCGCGGCTTGGAGCCGGTCGAATTCACGGCCTCAGAGTATATCCCGCAGGTATCCTGCCAACCCGTGGCAGTGCTGCAGCGCGAGTCACCGATTTTTAGTCCGATCGTCGGATTTTTCACATTCGTCGGCGAATGCTTTCTCTTGCTGTGTCAAGCCATAGGCAACCTTATCCGTCCGCCGTTCGAGCTAAAGGAGACCTTGCAGCAGATGTCATTCGTGGGGGCGGCCTCCGTACCCATCGTCACGATGACCTGCTTCTTCTCCGGCGCCGTTCTCGCGCTGTACAGCACGGAAGTCTTCGTCCAATACGGCGCCACCAACTTTGCGGGAGCGGTGGTCGGCGTCTCGATCGCCAGGGAAATCGCCCCGGTGCTGGCCGGGATCATGGTCGCGGCAAGGTGCGGCTCGGCGATGGCGGCTCAGATCGGCACCATGGCCGTGACGGAGCAGATCGATGCGCTGCGAGCCCTGAACGTCCGTCCGGTCAACTACCTGGTCATTCCAAGACTTCTTGCCTGCGTCACGATGGTTCCGGTGCTGGCGCTCGTGGGCATGTATGCGGGCATCGTGGGCGGCTACCTGGTGTCGGTTGACGGCGGCGTCGCCTCCGGCTCGTTCATGGAGTCGATTCGCCAGTTTCTGAAACCCTGGGATTTTATGGGCGGGATGATCAAGACGATTGCCTTCGGGGCGATCGTGGCGATCGTCTCGTGCCAGCAGGGCATGCGGACATCCGAGGGTGCGGTCGGGGTCGGTAAGGCGACGACCAATGCCGTGGTGATCTGCATGGTGCTGATCTACCTGGCGAATTTCTTCTTGGCCGCCTGGCTATACTAGGTTCGGCTTATGCCCGTTGGCCGCTTCCTCCTGTGTCTTCACAGCCATATGCCTTATGTGCTGTCCCATGGCACGTCGCCACACGGGACGGACTGGCTGAACGAGTCGGCTGCCGAGTGCTACCTGCCTATTCTCGATGCTCTCGACCGGCTGCTACACCAAGGCATCCGCCCTCGGTGGACCATCAACATCAGCCCCATCCTCGCCGAGCAGCTCGACGATCCCACCTTCAAGGATGGATTCGAGTTCTACTGCCAGGAAAAGGTGGATTTCGCGCGACTGGACCAGGAGAAGTTTCGTACCGAAGGGCCCCTTTGGATGGAAGGCCTCTCGGCGATGTGGCAGCGGGTGTACAGCCGCGCGCTGACTCAATTCCGCCACCAATGGGGACGATCCATTTGCGAGGGCTTTCGGCATTTTCAGGACGAGGGTTCGATCGAGGTGATCACGTGCGGGGCCACCCACGGGTACTTCCCCCTGCTCGGAACCGACGAATCCGTTCAGGCGCAGGTGAAAATCGGGGTTGAAACGTATCGCAAGCGGTTCGGACGCCAGCCGAGGGGCATCTGGCTGCCGGAGTGCGCGTACCGGCCCCGGTACGAGTGGAAATCGCCGATCGACGAATCAGAGCCGGCTTGGCCCCGTAAAGGGGTCGAGGAGTTTCTCGCTGAGAACGGGCTTGAGTATTTCTTCGTTGACAGCCATATGATTCGCGGCGGAGAGCCCTTGGGAACGTACGCCGCCAATTTTCCTCAGCTTGCGGAGCTTTTTGCTCGCAGCAAAAAGATGTTCACCCCGCCGGCGGAGCTTCGCAGCGAGTACGAGCATTATGCGCTGAAGAACGATGTGGTCTGCATGGCGAGGGATCCGCAAACCACGGTACGGGTCTGGTCGGGCGACGTCGGCTATCCGGGCTCCCCCTGCTATCTGGAGTTTCATAAGCAACTGTATCCGGGCCGTCTTCGCTACTGGTCCATTGGAACTGACAAGGCCGATCTTGGCGCGAAGCCGGCATACGATCCGTGGGAGGCGTTCGAGTCGATCGGGCAGAACGCGGAAGACTTTGTGAACTTGGTGAAGTCGACGATGGCGCAGTACAAGGGCGCAGCCGACCGAACCGGAACGCTCGTCGCGATGTATGACACCGAGCTCTTTGGCCACTGGTGGTGGGAGGGACCAGAGTTCCTCTATGAATCGGCACGGCTCATGGCCGCCGATCCCGATCTTGAGTGCGTGACGGGAGGCGACCTGCTCGATCAAGAACCGCCACGGCACACCATTACGTTGCCCGAAGGCTCATGGGGCGAGGGTGGCTACCACTACATCTGGATCAATGGAGACAATTTCTGGACCTGGCAGCAGCTTTATCCAGCCGAGAAGAAGCTGCGAGAGATGGCGCAGAACTATGCCGGCGGTCCCGCGCAGGCGATCGTCGAACAGGCCGCTCGCGAGCTCCTGCTGGCCGAGGCCAGCGACTGGCAGTTCCTGATCTCCACATGGGCTGCACGCGACTATGCCGAAGTGAGGTTCACCGACCACATTGAGCGCTTCGAGCGTCTAGCTAAAATGGCAGATCGAGTTCACGCCGGCGGTGCGCTGGATGCAGAAGAACTGCGGTTCCTGGCGGAATGCCAAACCAAGGACGCGGCTTTCGCTGAGATAGACCTCGGCTGGTGGTCGAAGCTCGATAGACCCTTACAACTAAGCGCAACATGAAGCCAAAGGTTCTGACCTATTCTGCGATCGCTTTGCTTGGTGCCACCCTTGCCGGATGTCAGGGCCGAAAGCCCGAAGATACGTCCACAGGCAAGGACCAGGTGACCGTGAAGGCCGACGAGGCCACGGTTCCCAAGCCGGCGCCACCGACTCCCGAAGGCAAACGGGAGAGCGTGATGAACGAAGCGGCGAAGGAGACCGGCGTCGATCCTGCAAAGATCAAGGAATTCGGAACCAAGCCGATGCCGATCAAGCCGATCGCGAAAGCGGGCACCAAAGGCTGGAAGGGTACGGACCTCTCCCCCAAGGAGATCGGCAAGAAGATCGACGACGCGATTGCCAATTTGAAGCAGCTCGACGGCGGTGGGCTGCTATTACTGGATATTCCCGAAGGCAAGGGCGAGGCACGAACAGCGCTCAAGGTCGTCAACCCCAGCAAGTACATGATCCAGTACAACATCGTGCCGACCTTGTCCGAAAACCACACCCTGGTCGCCGATGGCGAAGCGAAGGCGGAAGCCTTCCGGCAACAGTGGACGAATCCGATGCCGATCGATGCCAAGGGCAAGGCATGGGAAGCCAGTACCATTGTCGAACGCTGGCCCGAAGAGTTCCAGCGCATCATGTTTATGCCCCTGGCGGACCGCCAGCCCGTGTGGGAGAAGCTGCTTACCGGCCTCCAACGCGGTGATTCCGGGTATCGCTCGAAGCTGGAGAAACAGGACTTCACCTGGAAGGGCCATACCAAGCCTTACTATCGCGTGGTGGCGACCCGTCCCACCGACAAGGCCGAAATGGAGATTTTTGTGGACGGCGTCGCGTTTGTGCCGTTAACGATCATTGTCAAACGCGAAGTCGAAGGAAAGCCCCACAAGGTCCAATGGCAGGCCCAGTGGAAGTTCGGCGCCTCGTGGGAAGACAAGTGGTTCGTGATTCCGACGAAGCCCAAGTCCTAGGCGCGGTCCTACTGGGCTTTGACGTCTCGGTAGATCATCCAGCCGTTGAGCCCGCCTTCGGATTTGGCGCCGACAAACATGGGCTTCGACTTATCCAGGAACAGTCGCATCTTCCGGTCTCTGCCCCCAAACTCGGCGACAAGCTCGCGCACGTCTTGGCCTTCCCAGGACGTCGTCTTCCCCATCGACCACGTCAGCTTGAACTCTGCCGGCGGTTCGAGAAGGTAGCTCACGATCTTGGTTTTTTCCAGGAACGAGATCGCCAGCCCTCCTGACACCTCCCAACCGGGCGAGGTGTTTTCTCTCGGAATGACCGAATCAGTGGTCGTGCGGCCGTCGGGCCAGGTGCTGTTCACCATCTTTCCGTCGGCAACGTAGTTGGGCGCCAGATTTCCCGGACGATCCTCTTTTGGCTTGTGGTTCGATGCCTTGGTTACTTTGAGGTCGAACATGCCCTTACCCGTCCAAACGAGTTTTTGGGTGTATTCGCCAGGAAAAAGGCCACTGTCATCGTGGTGCTCGATCGTCGCCTCGAAACGCTTCAGGCCTGCATAGAACTGCTGGGCCCCTTTGAGAAGCGAGACGGCTTCCTGTGAGGATCCGATGGTTGCGGCAGCGAGCAGGGCAAGCATAATGGCAGGTTACGACGAGAGGGGGTATCGGGGTTGCGGAACTACTTGCGGCTTGACAGTTCCCGAATGCAAATGGGCGCGTAAGGCGATATACAGCCTTTCGAAGTCGGATAGTCCTTGAAGGCTCCGAGCTTCTCGCCGATTGCGATCGCCCGCTCCCGGTGTTCGGCAAATTCGACGCCGATCATGGATAGCGCATAGTTCATCGTCCATTGAACAGGAACAGGCGCTGAACCCATCTCGCCTTCGATGCGATCGAGGAGTGAAGGCAGGTCCAGCCCTTCGGGGTCCTTCATGACTCGCTCGGTTGTCAGGCTCCAAGCGGCACGGCTGGGCCCAATCTCGCTGGCGGCCATCCACTTTTCCCGAAGGTTCTCCTTTTCGGGATGCGGTTTGACCACGTTGGTCATCAGCCACTCGGCAAGCTGGGAGTTCATCGTCCCTGGCGCAAAGGGGACCTCTCGGACCATCTGGTCGAGCAGCTCGGCCGTAAGCTGCTTGGGCTTCATGATCTGCGTGGCCAGTAGCATCGCATCCCAGTTGCCCGTCGCCCAAAGAGCCAGCCCGAGCTCGTGGTCGGTCTTGATCCGTTTCGCCAGGTTGCGCAGGTCGCCCATTTGCGCACCAAACTGGTTCTCGCCCACACCGTTCTTGGCGTTGATCTTGCGCATTTTCTCGGTTCCGAGAGCGCGAAGCTCGGCCATGGCCTCGTCAAGTGTCATAGGTTCGAGAGTACCGAAGGTCAATAGAGTGGTTTATGACGTGGGCTCCAGGCTGTTGAGCCATTCTTGGGTTTGCCGCGCGTTACGCAGCATGATCATATATCGACCCGTCGCTGCCCAGTGGCGCATCCGACGCCGCTTGTTCGCAAAGCTCTTGAAGTGCCAAAGGATAATGGAATCGCGGGAGAGGGCCACGCGAAAGGATTCGATATTGCCGTTGCAGACTGGCTGCTTATCGACAGCCCGTCTTAAGGTCCGGCCGACAAGCCTCGCAAGCGACAGCCAGCGGGGGTAATCAAGGCCAATGATGAGCTCGACCCTTTGGAGAGGAATGTCCAGCCACTTCGCGTACGCGGTATCGAGAATCCACTCTTCTTGGTTGCAGATCGCTTCTATTCTTCTCGCCTGCTCTTCGAGCGGCACTTCGATCCAGCCGGGGTCCCAGGTGAGGTCGTCGACCGAGTGCCAGGGAATGCCGGTTCTCAGGCTGATCTCCTTGGCAAGCGTGGTCTTGCCGGATCCGGTGACGCCGTAGATGAGGATGCGGCGTGGGGGGTCTGGCATCACTGGAGTTTAGACTCGGGTAATCATTGGACAAACAGGCATGGGCTTTGTCGAGGGTGCCCGGCCGCCAACGATGGATGACATCAAGGCTCTCTTTGAGAGACCCGGAGATTCAGTGCCTGACGAAGGTGTGCTGCTCGCGATATCGAGAAGAACCCGACTGCTAAAGTGGAGCATGAAGCTCCGAATGCGAGGCTAGAGAGATTCCAGACATCCGACGCAACTAGCGCGGCATCTCAACCGACGATGAGGCAAACAGTCGGCGAACGGGACGGGCGTTGCCGCCCGCCTAACCAGGCAGGCTGATTCCTTCTTTGCGTTTTCACCTTACCTTCTGAGCCTGTGTACCTGGTCGCGTATCATCGCGACCCAGTGGAGGCTGAGCCAGAAGAAGCTACTGCACAGGATGAAGATTGCGGCGCCGAGCACCGTGCTTGGAGCGCCAGCCAAGACGAGAAGCGGGCACGCCACTAGCGCCGAAGCGAATATCGCCAGGGTTCCTCCGACACATCGCGCACAGTGGCCCCACTTGGATCGCGTTGACCGCATTCTGTCCTCGGGCGGCGCATCGTCCTGGCACTTACATCCCATCGTCTTATTGATTCGGGCAAAGAATTGCGTGCAGAATCACCAGCAAGGACAGGATGACGCCTCCCCATAGCACGAGGACAATTGCTCCCAGGAAGCAGCCCGGGTGGCCCATAAGTGAAAGGATTACCCCTAGCACGGCAGCGGCCAGGTTGATGCCAGAAAGAATCAACATGAGCAGCCGTAGCCAACCGCATCCATCGGC contains:
- the tmk gene encoding Thymidylate kinase, encoding MPGFFVTFEGPEGAGKTTAMANVAELLRNQGQDVLMTREPGSGEIGQAIRRILLEAGHVPPLCELFLFLADRSQHVELEIKPALARGQTVLCDRYADSTLVYQGYGRGLDLAVLRDLNHLATGGLLPNLTVLLDIDIAEGLARLALKDRLDREPIEFHEKVRQGFLAEASADPKRWLVTDASQQPERVAQEIAEEILRRYSR
- the ychF gene encoding Ribosome-binding ATPase YchF — protein: MKVALIGFASSGKSTLYRAAAKGQAKGDVTAVAVPDNRFDTIVEQVKPKKVTPATVILQDNVESAQGTGSKMFSAAAVEAAKKSDLLLHVVRGFESPIAPYYGEVEPVRDRVRIDEELVLADLQIVETRLERLSKSQTAKNPGHPEYVERITLEKLKSELEEGGRIGTDGYTEDEATIIRNYQFLTAKPTVIAFNVGEDHVAEPPDAIKQDIAKLAATGVQAFAVCATIEEEIAQLEADDQPEFLASLGLTEPASAKVIQAVYAALGLITFFTAGENETRAWPLQKGANALKAAGTIHTDIAKGFIRAEVVHYDEYRTAGSLDAAYSAGKMSLEGKEYVIQDGDLLHIRNKS
- the mlaE gene encoding putative phospholipid ABC transporter permease protein MlaE gives rise to the protein MAVLQRESPIFSPIVGFFTFVGECFLLLCQAIGNLIRPPFELKETLQQMSFVGAASVPIVTMTCFFSGAVLALYSTEVFVQYGATNFAGAVVGVSIAREIAPVLAGIMVAARCGSAMAAQIGTMAVTEQIDALRALNVRPVNYLVIPRLLACVTMVPVLALVGMYAGIVGGYLVSVDGGVASGSFMESIRQFLKPWDFMGGMIKTIAFGAIVAIVSCQQGMRTSEGAVGVGKATTNAVVICMVLIYLANFFLAAWLY
- a CDS encoding 1,4-alpha-glucan branching enzyme is translated as MPVGRFLLCLHSHMPYVLSHGTSPHGTDWLNESAAECYLPILDALDRLLHQGIRPRWTINISPILAEQLDDPTFKDGFEFYCQEKVDFARLDQEKFRTEGPLWMEGLSAMWQRVYSRALTQFRHQWGRSICEGFRHFQDEGSIEVITCGATHGYFPLLGTDESVQAQVKIGVETYRKRFGRQPRGIWLPECAYRPRYEWKSPIDESEPAWPRKGVEEFLAENGLEYFFVDSHMIRGGEPLGTYAANFPQLAELFARSKKMFTPPAELRSEYEHYALKNDVVCMARDPQTTVRVWSGDVGYPGSPCYLEFHKQLYPGRLRYWSIGTDKADLGAKPAYDPWEAFESIGQNAEDFVNLVKSTMAQYKGAADRTGTLVAMYDTELFGHWWWEGPEFLYESARLMAADPDLECVTGGDLLDQEPPRHTITLPEGSWGEGGYHYIWINGDNFWTWQQLYPAEKKLREMAQNYAGGPAQAIVEQAARELLLAEASDWQFLISTWAARDYAEVRFTDHIERFERLAKMADRVHAGGALDAEELRFLAECQTKDAAFAEIDLGWWSKLDRPLQLSAT